The window TGAACTGGCCGGCGTTGCGCAGGGGTTCGGCCAGCAGGAACATCAGTAGCACCAGGGACAAGGCGGTGCTGACCGCGAGGACATAGCCGTCGTACCCGGTGAGCGCGACGATGCCGGTGGTGCTCAGCACCGTGGCCGCGGAGATGTAGTCGCCCGCGATGGCCAGGGCGTTCTTGAACGGGGTGAGCGAGCGGTAGCCGGTGTAGAAGTTCGTCAGGTCGTCACGGTCCGGTCCCGCCATCACGCACATGAGCAGCGTGAGAGTGACCAGGACGGTGAACAGGAGAAGGACGGTGGCCTGTGTCCCGGAGCTGAAGTCGTTCATCTCGCCACCCCGGCGTTTCTGCCGGCGGCGACCGCCTGCTCCCTGACGGCGCGGGCCAACGGATCCACCGAGCGTTGTGCGCTGCGCCCGTACCAGAAGACCGCGGCGAAGGTGACGACGAGCTGGAGGACCCCCAGGGCCATGCCCAGGCTCAGCTCGCCGGCGATCTTGGACCCCATCAGGCCAGGGGCCCCGCAGGACAGCACGACATACACCACGAAGGAGCCGAGCGCGGTGAGCGTGGAGGTCCGGCGGAGCAGGCGGTAGGCCGAGCGGAGCGCGGTGAGGTCGGCGCTGTGCCGATGCGTCTCGTGCGCGTACGGCTCGTCCCAAGGGCCCTGCCCGTACGGCTCGTACCGGGCGGCCTGCCCGTACGGGTCGTACCGAGGGGCGTCGTACCCGTACGACCGGGGATCGGTGTGCGGCAGGTGCCACCCCGGTGACGCTGATCGCGGATACCGGTTCTCGTCGGGGTATGTCATCGCCTGGCCTTCCACTACGGCTCGGACCCGTGGAGGGGAACGGGGAGAAATGGTTCAGCGGCGCACCATACCGACTGGTTGGGATGTCTGTAAGTAGGCGGTGGATCACGTTTCGGGGCCGATGCGGATGCGGCGTTCCGCGGCAGCTGACCGTGGGGGGCGCAGGCCGCCGTGTCGGTCAGTGCCTTCTGGCCGAGGTAGCCGAGCGCGCCCCCGGCGTTACGAGCGGGCCCTTTGACCCCGGTCACCTGTCAGTGCTCCTCGCGCACGACCGCGACACCCCCTGCGGGAACGGCGACCGATCCGCTGACGGCCTGGCCGGTGAGGAGTTCGACGCCCTCGGCGGGGACTTGGGCGCCGCTTTTGCTGTGGTCGATCAGGAACAGGTAGTCGGCATCAGTGCCACTGCGTCGGACGGCTTCGATGCCGCGCACCGGGGTGGCAAGGACCGGCTGCACGCCGGCCTCGTCGCAGATTCGGGCCAGCAGCGCGGCGACGGTCGCGGGGTCGGGGCGAGTAGCGACATACCAGGCGGTTCCGTCGCCGGGGGAGTGCCGGGTGACGGCCGGTACGCCCTTCAGCGGCCCGTCGCCGTAGGAGGCGACCGCTTCCGCGCCCGTGAGCCGGACGCGCTCGGACCACAGGGCGGCGGTGGCACCCGCGGGGACCGCCCCGGTGAGGTGGAGCGTCTCGCCGGGCAACAGGGGGAAGAGTTCGTCGGTGCGCACGCCGAGGACGTCCCGGAAGGCACCCGGGTAGCCGCCGAGCCGGACATGGCAGTTCTCGTCGACCGCGCCGCTGTGAAAGCCGACCGCCAACGTGCCGCCGCGCTCGGCGAAGCGCGTGAGGTTGGCCGCGGCCGTATCGCCGACCAGATAGAGGCTGGGTGCCAGCACCAGGCGGTACGAGGACAGGTCGTCGTCGGGGCGTACGAAGTCCACGGCCACGCCGGCTTGCCACAGCGGCCGGTACCAGTCCCGTACGAGGTCCTGGAAGCGCAGCTCGCCGCTGGGCTGGGAAGGCTGTTCCAGGGCCCAGCGGGCGTTCCAGTCCCACACCACCGCGACCTGGGCGGTCGGAGTGCTTCCCCGTACTTCGGCCAGGGCCTTGAGATCCGCGCCGAGTTGTACGACGTCCCGCCAGACCGTGCTGTCGGTACCGGCATGCGGAAGCATCGCCGAGTGCCACTGTTCGGCGCCCGCCTTGGCAGCACGCCACTGGAAGAAGGCGATGCCGTCTGCGCCGTGTGCGACGTGGGCGAGGGCGTTGCGGCGCATCTCGCCAGGCCCCTTGGCGCGGTTGACGGGCTGCCAGTTGACGGCTCCGGTGGAGTGCTCCATCAGCAGCCATGGCCCGCCGGCCAGGGAACGCACCAGGTCGCCGCAGAGCGCGACGTCGATCTCCGACTCCGGGTCGGTGGAGCGCAGGTAGTGGTCGTTGGAGACGATGTCCAACTCGGGTGCCCAGCGCCAGTAGTCCAGTGCGTCGATGCTGAAGTTCACCATGAAGTTGGTGGTGGCGGGGGTCGACGGGGACAGCTCACGCAGGAGGTCGCGTTCCGCCGTGTACAGCGACAGCAGTTCGTCGGAGCAGAAGCGGCGCCAGTCCAGCAGATGGGCCGGATTGGGGTCGGCGCCGGTGGCTCGGGGCGGGAGGATCTCGTCCCAGTCGTAGTACCACTGGCTCCAGAAGGTGGTGCCCCAGGCGTGGTTGAGGGCGTTCAGGTCGTCGGTGTAGCGATGGCGCAGCCAGGTGCGGAAGGCGACGGCACTGACGTCGCAGTAGCAGGCCGCGTTGTGGCAGCCGTATTCGTTGTGGATGTGCCACATGGCGACGGCAGGGTGGTCGGCGTAGCGCTCGGCCAAGGCGCGCGTGATGCGCAGGGCGGCGGTGCGATAGGCCGGGCTGGACGGGCAGAACGTCTGGCGGCTGCCGTACGAGAGCGTACGGCCGTCGCGGTCGACGGGCAGGGCCTCCGGGTGAGCCCGGAAGAACCAGGCGGGCGGCGCGGCGGTCGGGGTGGCCAGGTCGGCGGCGATGCCGTTCTCGTGCAGCAGGTCCAGCAACCGGTCCATGCGGGCGAAGTCGTACTCACCCTCTGCGGGTTCCAGCAGCGCCCACGCAAAGATGCCGACGCTGACCATGGTCACCCCGGCCTCGCGCATCAGGCGCATGTCCTCGGCCCAGACTTCCTCGGGCCACTGCTCGGGGTTGTAGTCGCCGCCGTAGGCGATGCCGGGCAGGCGAAGGCGGCGTTCAGTGCTCACTGGTGGTGCTCCGGGAGGTAGCAGGAATCAGGTGAATGACGGGACGTCAGCCCTTGTTGGCGCCGAGGGTGAGGCCGCTGACGAACTGGCGCTGGAGGAGGAAGTACACGACCAGGACCGGGACGGCGGTGATGAGGGCGCCGGCGGCGATGAGGTTGGGGTCGGTGAAGTACTGCCCGGAGAGGTTGTTCAGTGCCGAGGTGATCGGCATGTTCTCGCCGGTGGAGATCAGTACGAGGGCCCAGAAGAAGTCGTTGTAGATCCAGATGGACAGCAGGGTGCCGAGGGCGGCCATCGCCGGTTTGCACAGGGGGAGGGTGATCTGCCAGTACAGCCGCCATACGGAGGCGCCGTCGACGAGTGCGGCTTCGGTGAGTTCGTGGGGGAGCATCTTCATGTAGTTGCTGAGTACGAAGGCGCAGAACCCGGACTGGAAGGCGACGTGGATGAGGACCAGGCCGAGGGCGGAGTCGTAGAGCTTGCCGCTCATGGTGATGCCGGGCAGGTCGATCAGGAGGTAGAGCCGGTAGAGGGGGGTGATGATGACCTGCTGCGGGAGGAGGTTGCCGGCGGTGAAGACGAGCAGCAGGAACAGGTTGATGCGGAAGTCGAAGCGGCTGACGTAGAAGGCGACCATCGAGGACAGGAAGAGGGTCACCAGTACGGCCGGGACGGCGATGAGCATGGTGTTGCCGAAGTAGTGCGTCATGTCCGACTGCTGGAAGGCGTTCGTGAAGTTGTCGAACGTCAGCGTGTCGGGCCAGGACACGTAGCCCTTCTCACTCGTTTCGGCGTAGGGGCGCAGGGCGGCGTAGACGGCCCACAGCAGCGGGGCGAGCCAGGCCAGTGCCATCGAGGCGAGGAAGAGGTGCAGCAGGATCCTGGCCGGGCGGATCGGGGTGCGCTGCTTGGACGCATTGAGGGGGGCGGTGGTGGTGCTCATGCGCGCCGCTCCTTGCGGAAGGTGGCCACCAGGTAGGGGATGATCACGATCAGGGAGATCAGCAGCAGGACGACGGCGATGGCCGAGCCGTATCCGATGCGGCTGGACTCGCCGATGATGTTGTTGGTGACCAGGATGGAGAGCAGTTCGGTGCCTTCGGCGCCCTTGTTGAAGACGAAGACGAGGTCGAAGGCGCGCAGGGCCTCGATGATGGTGACGACCAGGACGATGGTGTTGGTGGGGCGCAGGGTGGGGAAGATGACGTTCTTGAACGTCTGCCACTCGCCGGCGCCGTCCAGGGCGGAGGCCTCGCGCAGGGCGGGGTCGACGCCCTTGAGGCCGGCCAGGTAGAGGATCATCATGTAGCCGGCGTGGCGCCAGGACGCGGCGACGAGGATCGCCCACAGGTTGAGGTCGGGGTCGCCGATCCAGTCGATGTACTTGCCGGGCTCGTTGGCGCCGATGACGCTGTTGATCAGGCCGGTGTCGGGGTTGTAGACCAGCTGCCAGACGAAGCCGATGACGGCCATCGACAGCACGACGGGCAGGAAGAACGCGGTCTGGTAGACGCGGCTGAAGCGGATCTTCTTGTCCAGCTGCACGGCCAGGAACAGCCCCAGCGGGGTCGGGATCAGGATCAGCACGACGAACCAGACGACGTTGTGCTCGACGGCCGGCCAGAACTGCGGGTTGTTGGTGAACAGCTCGCGGAAGTTGTCCAGCCCGACCCACTTGATCGAGTCGAAGCCGATGCCGTCCCAGGTGGTGAAGGCCAGCGCGATCGACGCCAGCGCGGTGACCCAGACCAGGGCGATGTGCAGGATCGTCGGCAGCCCGGCCATCAGGCCGAGGGTGAGCCGGTCACGGCGGGTCAGCAGACGGCGGTGCCCGCGGGGCACCTTCTTGGGCTGGGCAGCGCCCGAAGGCGGCACAGCGGCCGCCTCGGGGGTCTCCTTGGTGATGTCAGTCGTCATCTCGATCAGCCCGACGCGAAGATCGTCTTCTTCTGGCGCTCGATCGACGACAGCAGGCTGTCGATCTGCTTGGGGTCACGGATGAACTTCTGCAGCGCCGGCTGCATCACCGTGGAGG of the Streptomyces sp. T12 genome contains:
- a CDS encoding carbohydrate ABC transporter permease, encoding MTTDITKETPEAAAVPPSGAAQPKKVPRGHRRLLTRRDRLTLGLMAGLPTILHIALVWVTALASIALAFTTWDGIGFDSIKWVGLDNFRELFTNNPQFWPAVEHNVVWFVVLILIPTPLGLFLAVQLDKKIRFSRVYQTAFFLPVVLSMAVIGFVWQLVYNPDTGLINSVIGANEPGKYIDWIGDPDLNLWAILVAASWRHAGYMMILYLAGLKGVDPALREASALDGAGEWQTFKNVIFPTLRPTNTIVLVVTIIEALRAFDLVFVFNKGAEGTELLSILVTNNIIGESSRIGYGSAIAVVLLLISLIVIIPYLVATFRKERRA
- a CDS encoding beta-galactosidase is translated as MSTERRLRLPGIAYGGDYNPEQWPEEVWAEDMRLMREAGVTMVSVGIFAWALLEPAEGEYDFARMDRLLDLLHENGIAADLATPTAAPPAWFFRAHPEALPVDRDGRTLSYGSRQTFCPSSPAYRTAALRITRALAERYADHPAVAMWHIHNEYGCHNAACYCDVSAVAFRTWLRHRYTDDLNALNHAWGTTFWSQWYYDWDEILPPRATGADPNPAHLLDWRRFCSDELLSLYTAERDLLRELSPSTPATTNFMVNFSIDALDYWRWAPELDIVSNDHYLRSTDPESEIDVALCGDLVRSLAGGPWLLMEHSTGAVNWQPVNRAKGPGEMRRNALAHVAHGADGIAFFQWRAAKAGAEQWHSAMLPHAGTDSTVWRDVVQLGADLKALAEVRGSTPTAQVAVVWDWNARWALEQPSQPSGELRFQDLVRDWYRPLWQAGVAVDFVRPDDDLSSYRLVLAPSLYLVGDTAAANLTRFAERGGTLAVGFHSGAVDENCHVRLGGYPGAFRDVLGVRTDELFPLLPGETLHLTGAVPAGATAALWSERVRLTGAEAVASYGDGPLKGVPAVTRHSPGDGTAWYVATRPDPATVAALLARICDEAGVQPVLATPVRGIEAVRRSGTDADYLFLIDHSKSGAQVPAEGVELLTGQAVSGSVAVPAGGVAVVREEH
- a CDS encoding carbohydrate ABC transporter permease, whose amino-acid sequence is MSTTTAPLNASKQRTPIRPARILLHLFLASMALAWLAPLLWAVYAALRPYAETSEKGYVSWPDTLTFDNFTNAFQQSDMTHYFGNTMLIAVPAVLVTLFLSSMVAFYVSRFDFRINLFLLLVFTAGNLLPQQVIITPLYRLYLLIDLPGITMSGKLYDSALGLVLIHVAFQSGFCAFVLSNYMKMLPHELTEAALVDGASVWRLYWQITLPLCKPAMAALGTLLSIWIYNDFFWALVLISTGENMPITSALNNLSGQYFTDPNLIAAGALITAVPVLVVYFLLQRQFVSGLTLGANKG
- a CDS encoding DUF485 domain-containing protein, yielding MTYPDENRYPRSASPGWHLPHTDPRSYGYDAPRYDPYGQAARYEPYGQGPWDEPYAHETHRHSADLTALRSAYRLLRRTSTLTALGSFVVYVVLSCGAPGLMGSKIAGELSLGMALGVLQLVVTFAAVFWYGRSAQRSVDPLARAVREQAVAAGRNAGVAR